The following proteins are co-located in the Pseudarthrobacter siccitolerans genome:
- a CDS encoding MarR family winged helix-turn-helix transcriptional regulator — MTGKRDDKALQALAGDFREALRHSVYLVRRLDSEGELSAAQLSTLKMLLDDGIRVGEIARNLGVRVPSATEQIIKLERAGLARREPDPDDSRAVRVVLTAEGRAAVDSANTRRNAVMAGILSSLSDQDRQTLAAALPVIGKINASLQQ, encoded by the coding sequence ATGACTGGAAAAAGAGATGATAAGGCCCTGCAGGCGCTTGCCGGTGACTTCCGGGAGGCCCTCCGCCACAGTGTGTACCTGGTACGGCGGCTCGATTCCGAGGGCGAACTTAGCGCAGCCCAGCTCAGCACCCTGAAGATGCTGCTGGACGACGGCATACGGGTAGGGGAGATCGCGCGGAACCTTGGCGTCCGGGTGCCGAGCGCCACGGAGCAGATCATCAAGCTGGAGCGGGCAGGATTGGCCCGCCGAGAACCCGACCCGGATGACTCACGAGCCGTCCGCGTGGTGCTCACCGCCGAGGGTCGCGCCGCCGTCGACTCTGCCAATACGCGGCGGAACGCCGTGATGGCCGGCATCCTCAGCTCGCTCAGCGACCAGGACCGGCAGACTCTGGCGGCCGCACTTCCCGTCATCGGAAAAATCAACGCGTCGCTGCAGCAATGA
- a CDS encoding TetR/AcrR family transcriptional regulator, whose product MSLDGQLPPKMRLLRAAAELLAKSAGAPVSTRQITQLAGVSAPTLYHHFGDKEGLFDAVVAAGFEEYVAGERDFAPSGQPLEDIRRMWDNHVQFGLNQPELYLVMFGNIRPESRPAIVADAEALMEEMLNKAAAAGQLNVQPREAARSILAANVGVTLMLIAEPATERNLELSTMTRDAMIFAVSAEPASAAPGDTGKSSVVVAAIALNAALQASHSDQLSSSELKLFLEWLHRISASPAG is encoded by the coding sequence ATGAGTTTGGATGGCCAGCTTCCCCCCAAAATGCGACTGCTCCGTGCAGCCGCGGAACTGCTGGCAAAATCCGCGGGAGCGCCGGTCTCCACACGCCAGATCACGCAGCTGGCAGGGGTATCGGCTCCCACGCTGTACCACCACTTCGGTGACAAGGAAGGTCTGTTCGACGCCGTCGTCGCCGCAGGGTTTGAAGAGTATGTTGCGGGCGAAAGGGACTTCGCCCCTTCCGGACAGCCGCTTGAGGACATCCGGAGAATGTGGGACAACCATGTGCAGTTCGGGCTTAACCAGCCGGAGTTGTACTTGGTGATGTTCGGCAATATCCGGCCCGAAAGCCGCCCCGCCATCGTTGCAGATGCCGAGGCGCTGATGGAGGAGATGCTGAACAAGGCAGCGGCGGCGGGCCAGCTGAACGTCCAGCCCAGGGAAGCAGCCAGGTCCATCCTGGCCGCCAACGTGGGAGTGACGCTGATGCTGATTGCGGAGCCCGCCACCGAACGGAACCTCGAACTGTCCACCATGACCCGGGACGCCATGATCTTCGCGGTGTCAGCCGAGCCCGCCAGCGCGGCCCCCGGCGACACCGGAAAGTCCTCGGTAGTGGTGGCCGCGATTGCCCTGAACGCCGCACTTCAGGCCTCGCACTCAGACCAGCTCTCCAGCTCGGAACTCAAACTCTTCCTCGAGTGGCTTCACCGCATCTCCGCCAGCCCGGCGGGCTAA
- a CDS encoding MDR family MFS transporter, giving the protein MSQPPAARAAGETLTQRQIVTVMVGLMLGMFLASLDQTIVSTSIYTIANDLDGLSLQAWATTAYLITSTVSTPLYGKLSDIFGRRPLYLTAIIIFLAGSLYAGSVHSMTELAIARGAQGLGAGGLLALALTIIGDIVSLKDRAKYQGYFMSVFGISSVLGPVVGGAFAGSANILGFDGWRWVFFINLPIGLAALAVVFLFLHLPAKHVKQKIDYWGAAAITVAIVPLLLVAEQGRSWGWASLNSFLCYGLGVVGVAWFLLAEKRAGDYALIPLRLFRNATFGLSSLLNFIIGIGMFGAIAMLPMYLQLVKGLTPTEAGLMMITFTVGILTGSITAGRTISSSGTYRIFPIMGTAILTAAAIVMGLSLGVDTGLWVPGVIAVFFGMGLGFCMQPLTLAMQVSVPRRDMGVGTSSAAFFRSMGGAVGTAVFISMLFSLAASRIADSMKTAMGSSDYQAVLRDPAVAADPANAKLYEFFQNGASNDSLNDTSWLHTANSTLTRPITEGFAYAIDTVMLTAAVLTGIAFLISFALPNKKLSDPKAAPQEPAAVH; this is encoded by the coding sequence ATGTCCCAACCCCCCGCCGCGCGCGCCGCCGGAGAAACCCTCACGCAGCGCCAAATCGTCACCGTTATGGTCGGCCTGATGCTGGGCATGTTCCTGGCCTCGCTGGACCAGACCATCGTGTCCACGTCCATCTACACCATCGCCAACGACCTGGATGGTCTCTCGCTCCAGGCCTGGGCCACCACCGCGTACCTCATCACGTCGACCGTGAGCACACCCCTTTATGGCAAGCTGAGCGACATCTTCGGCCGCCGCCCGCTGTACCTGACCGCCATCATCATCTTCCTGGCGGGTTCCCTCTACGCCGGCTCGGTGCACTCCATGACCGAACTGGCCATTGCCCGCGGCGCCCAGGGCCTGGGTGCCGGTGGCTTGCTGGCACTCGCGCTGACCATCATCGGCGACATCGTGTCCCTCAAGGACCGGGCCAAGTACCAGGGCTACTTCATGTCCGTGTTCGGCATCTCCTCGGTGCTTGGCCCCGTGGTGGGCGGCGCATTCGCCGGCTCGGCCAACATCCTGGGCTTTGACGGCTGGCGCTGGGTGTTCTTTATCAACCTGCCCATCGGCCTGGCAGCACTGGCAGTCGTTTTCCTGTTCCTGCACCTGCCGGCCAAGCACGTGAAGCAGAAGATTGACTACTGGGGTGCCGCAGCCATTACGGTGGCCATCGTGCCGCTCCTGCTGGTTGCGGAGCAGGGCCGCAGCTGGGGCTGGGCGTCCCTGAACTCCTTCCTTTGCTACGGCCTGGGCGTGGTGGGCGTTGCCTGGTTCCTGCTAGCCGAGAAGCGGGCCGGTGACTACGCGCTGATCCCGCTGCGGCTCTTCCGGAACGCAACCTTCGGCCTGTCATCGCTGCTGAACTTCATCATCGGCATCGGAATGTTCGGTGCGATCGCCATGCTCCCGATGTACCTGCAGCTGGTCAAGGGCCTCACGCCCACCGAGGCCGGCCTGATGATGATCACCTTCACCGTCGGCATCCTCACGGGCTCCATCACCGCGGGGCGCACCATCTCCTCGTCCGGCACCTACCGGATCTTCCCCATCATGGGCACGGCCATCCTCACCGCCGCCGCCATAGTGATGGGACTGTCCCTCGGCGTGGACACGGGCCTGTGGGTCCCCGGCGTAATCGCCGTGTTCTTCGGCATGGGCCTGGGCTTCTGCATGCAGCCGCTCACCCTGGCCATGCAGGTATCCGTGCCGCGCCGTGACATGGGCGTGGGCACGTCCTCCGCAGCGTTCTTCCGCTCCATGGGCGGTGCCGTAGGCACTGCAGTGTTCATCTCCATGCTGTTCAGCCTGGCGGCCAGCCGGATCGCGGACAGCATGAAAACGGCCATGGGAAGCTCCGACTACCAGGCCGTCCTGCGCGACCCAGCCGTGGCAGCGGACCCCGCCAACGCCAAGCTGTACGAGTTCTTCCAGAACGGGGCGTCCAACGATTCCCTCAACGACACCAGCTGGCTCCATACCGCCAACAGCACGCTGACCCGGCCCATCACTGAGGGCTTCGCCTACGCGATCGACACCGTTATGCTCACGGCAGCCGTCCTCACCGGCATCGCGTTCCTCATCAGCTTTGCGCTGCCCAACAAGAAGCTGTCGGACCCCAAGGCTGCCCCGCAGGAACCGGCGGCGGTGCACTAG
- a CDS encoding PTS mannitol transporter subunit IICBA produces the protein MATETVAKPRTSARVHVQKFGTFLSGMIMPNIGAFIAWGLITALFIEKGWIPVPELGGFGNNAAGVKNVGLVDPMIKFLLPLLIAYTGGRMVYDVRGGVVGAIGTMGVIVGAGIPMFIGAMIMGPLGGWTMKKLDTIWDGKIRPGFEMLVNNFSAGIWGGLLAMLGFYGISPLVTAFSTGAGNVVQFLVNNGLLPLTSIFIEPAKVLFLNNAINHGVLTPLGIQQSLDQGKSILFLLEANPGPGLGLLLAYMFFGKGAAKASAPGAAIIHFLGGIHEIYFPYVLMRPLLILATIAGGMTGIATLAITNSGLVAPSAPGSIIAVLAQTSRDSYVGVILAVLLATAVSFLVASVILRTTKHSDEVDLNDATSRMEQMKGKKSSVASTLTGAGAAAGAGGVGVLARPVQNIVFACDAGMGSSAMGASVLRNKIKAAGFPDVKVTNASIANLSDSYDVVVTHQDLTERAKPATSSAVHYSVDNFMNSPRYDEIVELVRDSNTEGTSATEGPDAGAGTPGGASASGPATGVGAGTAAAGTAARPSETGTSETEEPAAGAPEILARESVVLNGSATTRDAAIDEAGRLLLARGAVDEDYVRAMHEREASVSTYMGSFLAIPHGTNAAKDHIRKSAVSVIRYPEGIDWNGKQVKFVVGVAGINNEHLHILSSIAKVFTNKEQVARLEAATTEDEVLELFGKVNA, from the coding sequence ATGGCAACAGAGACAGTTGCAAAACCCCGCACCAGCGCACGTGTGCACGTCCAAAAGTTCGGGACCTTCCTGTCCGGAATGATTATGCCCAACATCGGCGCCTTTATTGCCTGGGGCCTCATTACAGCCCTGTTCATCGAGAAGGGCTGGATTCCCGTCCCCGAACTGGGCGGCTTCGGCAACAACGCTGCGGGCGTAAAGAACGTTGGCCTTGTTGACCCCATGATCAAATTCCTGCTGCCGCTCCTGATTGCCTACACCGGCGGCCGGATGGTCTATGACGTCCGCGGCGGCGTGGTGGGTGCCATCGGCACCATGGGCGTGATCGTTGGCGCCGGCATCCCGATGTTTATCGGCGCCATGATCATGGGCCCCCTCGGCGGCTGGACCATGAAGAAACTCGACACCATCTGGGACGGCAAGATCCGCCCGGGCTTCGAGATGCTGGTCAACAACTTCTCCGCAGGCATCTGGGGCGGATTATTGGCCATGCTGGGCTTCTACGGCATCTCGCCGCTGGTCACCGCGTTCAGTACGGGCGCCGGCAACGTGGTGCAGTTCCTGGTTAACAACGGCCTGCTGCCACTGACCAGTATCTTCATCGAACCAGCCAAGGTGCTGTTCCTGAACAACGCCATTAACCACGGCGTGCTCACCCCGCTGGGCATCCAGCAGTCACTGGACCAGGGCAAGTCCATCCTGTTCCTGCTCGAGGCCAACCCCGGCCCCGGGCTCGGGCTTCTGCTCGCCTACATGTTCTTTGGGAAAGGGGCAGCCAAGGCCTCCGCTCCCGGCGCAGCCATCATTCATTTCCTCGGTGGCATCCATGAGATCTACTTCCCATACGTGCTGATGCGCCCGCTGCTGATCCTGGCCACGATTGCCGGAGGCATGACGGGCATCGCTACCCTCGCCATCACTAATTCCGGCCTGGTTGCGCCTTCCGCTCCCGGATCCATTATCGCCGTACTCGCCCAGACCTCCCGTGACAGCTACGTCGGCGTCATCCTGGCTGTTCTGCTGGCAACCGCCGTCTCCTTCCTGGTGGCCTCGGTCATCTTGAGGACCACCAAGCACAGTGACGAGGTTGACCTCAATGACGCTACCTCCCGGATGGAGCAGATGAAGGGCAAGAAGAGCTCGGTCGCTTCCACCCTCACCGGCGCGGGTGCCGCTGCCGGAGCTGGCGGCGTGGGCGTCCTCGCCAGGCCAGTGCAGAACATCGTCTTCGCGTGCGACGCCGGAATGGGCTCCAGTGCCATGGGCGCCTCGGTGCTGCGGAACAAGATCAAGGCTGCCGGGTTCCCGGACGTCAAGGTCACCAACGCGTCCATCGCCAACCTCAGCGACTCCTACGACGTTGTGGTCACCCACCAGGACCTGACCGAGCGCGCAAAACCGGCCACCTCCAGCGCCGTGCATTACTCCGTGGACAACTTCATGAACAGCCCGCGCTATGACGAAATCGTTGAGCTGGTCAGGGACAGCAACACCGAGGGTACGTCTGCAACCGAAGGCCCGGACGCCGGGGCGGGGACGCCCGGCGGAGCGTCGGCCTCAGGACCTGCAACCGGTGTAGGGGCCGGAACTGCGGCGGCGGGAACCGCCGCCCGACCATCCGAAACTGGAACTTCAGAAACCGAAGAGCCAGCGGCCGGGGCACCGGAAATCCTGGCGCGGGAGAGCGTGGTCTTGAACGGTTCGGCCACCACCCGTGACGCCGCCATCGACGAAGCCGGCCGGCTCCTGCTGGCCCGCGGCGCCGTGGATGAGGACTACGTCCGGGCCATGCACGAGCGCGAGGCGTCCGTGTCCACCTACATGGGCAGCTTCCTGGCCATCCCGCACGGAACCAACGCGGCCAAGGACCACATCCGCAAGTCCGCCGTGTCCGTGATCCGCTACCCGGAAGGCATCGACTGGAACGGCAAGCAGGTCAAGTTCGTGGTGGGTGTCGCGGGCATCAACAACGAGCACCTGCACATCCTGTCCTCCATCGCAAAGGTCTTCACCAACAAGGAACAGGTGGCCCGGCTTGAGGCCGCAACAACCGAGGACGAGGTCCTGGAGCTCTTCGGAAAGGTCAACGCATAG
- a CDS encoding mannitol-1-phosphate 5-dehydrogenase, with translation MKAVHFGAGNIGRGFVGLLLHDAGYEVVFADVAEELINQLAKADSYAVHEVGENPAVRTVDNFRALNSNTQEAELVAEIATADIVTTAVGPHILKFVAPVIARGIVAREPGRAPLQVMACENAINATDILAKEVASQPGAAAGALDGKAVFANTAVDRIVPNQAAGQGLDVTVETFYEWVIDRTAFGGSAPAIPGATFVDELSPYIERKLFTVNTGHASAAYLGFEAGLEKISDAMADQDVAEDVRAVLEETKQLLVSKHGFSNDEQEAYVQKILVRFSNPYLPDTVNRVGRAPLRKLSRHERFIGPAAELAERGVVPEALLGAIAAALRFNDPADAEATELAEILASSSPADATARITGLEPEHPLFNAVSTLVEERQAEVARTPA, from the coding sequence GTGAAGGCAGTACATTTCGGGGCCGGAAACATCGGACGCGGCTTCGTAGGCCTGCTCCTGCACGACGCAGGCTACGAGGTGGTGTTCGCCGACGTCGCCGAGGAGCTCATCAACCAGCTCGCCAAGGCGGACAGCTACGCCGTGCACGAGGTGGGCGAAAACCCGGCCGTGCGGACCGTGGACAACTTCCGGGCGTTGAATTCCAACACCCAGGAAGCTGAACTCGTCGCGGAGATCGCGACGGCGGACATCGTCACCACAGCGGTCGGTCCACACATCCTCAAGTTCGTGGCGCCCGTCATCGCCAGGGGCATCGTTGCAAGGGAGCCCGGACGGGCGCCGCTGCAGGTGATGGCCTGCGAGAACGCCATCAACGCCACGGACATCTTGGCCAAGGAGGTGGCTTCCCAGCCGGGGGCAGCCGCCGGGGCGCTGGATGGCAAGGCCGTATTCGCCAACACCGCCGTGGACCGGATCGTGCCCAACCAGGCCGCGGGCCAGGGCCTGGACGTCACAGTGGAGACGTTCTACGAATGGGTTATCGACCGGACTGCCTTTGGCGGTTCCGCCCCGGCGATTCCCGGTGCCACCTTTGTGGACGAGCTTTCGCCGTACATCGAGCGGAAGTTGTTTACGGTGAACACCGGGCACGCCTCGGCCGCCTACTTAGGGTTCGAGGCGGGCCTGGAGAAGATTTCCGATGCGATGGCGGACCAGGATGTTGCCGAGGACGTCCGGGCGGTGCTGGAAGAGACCAAACAGCTCCTCGTCAGCAAACACGGCTTCAGCAACGATGAACAGGAAGCTTACGTCCAGAAGATCCTGGTCCGGTTCTCCAACCCGTACCTGCCGGATACCGTGAACCGGGTGGGCCGGGCACCGCTGCGGAAGCTGAGCCGGCACGAGCGGTTCATCGGGCCGGCTGCGGAGCTGGCCGAACGGGGAGTGGTGCCGGAGGCCCTGCTCGGCGCTATCGCCGCTGCGTTGCGCTTCAACGACCCCGCCGACGCCGAGGCAACCGAACTCGCCGAAATCCTGGCATCCAGCAGTCCCGCTGACGCCACGGCGCGGATCACGGGCCTGGAGCCGGAGCACCCGCTGTTTAACGCCGTCTCCACGCTGGTTGAGGAGCGCCAGGCGGAGGTGGCCCGCACCCCCGCCTAA
- a CDS encoding sugar porter family MFS transporter — protein MPTAQEQTTARIPRRVIWLALAGAVGGFLFGFDSSVVNGAVDAMKDEFALSEAVTGFAVAIALLGCAAGAFLAGKVADRYGRIPAMKLGALLFLVSAIGTGFAFGVWDLIFWRLVGGLGIGLASVIAPAYISEISPRKVRGRLASLQQLAITTGIFAALLSDALFATSAGGADQAFWLGIEAWRWMFLAAAVPAVVYGWVAYTLPESPRFLVFLGKEDEARKVFDSIAPAEDTDRHIREIREAIEEDKLAGQKGSLRGNFFGLQAVVWVGIILSVLQQFVGINVIFYYSTTLWKAVGFQEKDSLAISVATSITNILVTLVAIALVDRIGRRPILLAGSVGMAVSLGAMALAFSSAVGSGEEISLPGAWGPVALVAANVFVVSFGASWGPLVWVLLGEIFPSRIRARALGLAAAAQWVANFAITLSFPVMAAGSLPLTYAMYALFAALSFFFVMFKVPETNGMSLEQAETLFVAKGSKKA, from the coding sequence ATGCCCACAGCCCAGGAGCAGACAACCGCCCGGATACCTCGGCGGGTGATCTGGCTGGCACTCGCAGGTGCGGTGGGCGGATTCCTGTTCGGCTTCGATTCGTCTGTGGTGAACGGCGCGGTGGATGCCATGAAGGACGAATTCGCATTATCCGAGGCCGTGACGGGCTTCGCCGTGGCCATTGCCCTGCTGGGCTGTGCGGCCGGCGCCTTCCTCGCCGGCAAGGTGGCGGACCGGTACGGCCGCATCCCCGCCATGAAACTGGGTGCGCTGCTGTTCCTGGTCAGCGCCATCGGCACCGGCTTCGCCTTCGGCGTCTGGGACCTGATCTTCTGGCGCCTGGTGGGCGGGCTGGGGATCGGCCTGGCCTCGGTCATTGCCCCCGCGTACATTTCGGAGATCTCGCCCCGCAAGGTCCGGGGCCGGCTCGCATCGCTGCAGCAGCTCGCCATCACCACCGGCATCTTCGCCGCGCTGCTCTCCGACGCGCTCTTCGCCACCAGTGCAGGCGGAGCGGACCAGGCGTTCTGGCTGGGAATTGAGGCCTGGCGCTGGATGTTCCTGGCCGCCGCCGTGCCCGCCGTGGTCTACGGCTGGGTTGCCTACACGCTTCCTGAATCCCCGCGGTTCCTGGTGTTCCTTGGCAAGGAGGACGAGGCCCGCAAGGTGTTCGATTCAATCGCCCCGGCGGAGGACACCGACCGCCACATCCGCGAGATCCGCGAAGCCATCGAGGAAGACAAGCTGGCCGGCCAGAAGGGCTCGCTGCGCGGCAACTTCTTCGGGCTGCAGGCAGTGGTCTGGGTGGGCATCATCCTGTCCGTCCTGCAGCAGTTCGTGGGCATCAACGTGATCTTCTACTACTCCACTACCCTGTGGAAGGCCGTGGGCTTCCAGGAGAAGGACTCGCTCGCCATCTCGGTGGCCACGTCCATCACCAACATCCTGGTTACCCTTGTGGCCATCGCCCTGGTTGACCGGATCGGCCGGCGGCCCATCCTGCTGGCCGGTTCGGTGGGCATGGCAGTTTCCCTGGGGGCCATGGCGCTGGCGTTCTCCTCGGCAGTGGGATCCGGCGAGGAGATTTCCCTGCCGGGCGCCTGGGGCCCCGTGGCGCTGGTGGCCGCGAACGTCTTTGTGGTCAGCTTCGGGGCATCCTGGGGCCCGCTGGTGTGGGTTCTCCTGGGCGAGATTTTCCCGTCCCGGATCCGCGCCCGCGCACTGGGCCTGGCCGCGGCTGCGCAGTGGGTGGCGAACTTTGCCATCACCCTGAGCTTCCCGGTGATGGCTGCCGGGTCGCTGCCGCTCACGTATGCCATGTACGCACTGTTCGCGGCGTTGTCGTTCTTCTTCGTGATGTTCAAGGTGCCGGAGACCAACGGCATGTCGCTGGAGCAGGCGGAGACGCTGTTCGTGGCGAAGGGCTCGAAGAAGGCCTAG
- the rraA gene encoding ribonuclease E activity regulator RraA — translation MTAPAQNPANNINTADLYDERGDELASVSLQFQSLGGRSHFSGAARTIRCFQDNALVKATLGTPGNGNVLVVDGGGSLGTALMGDMIAESAVANGWAGVVINGVIRDRQAIAALDLGAKALGSNPRKSAKAGAGEIDVDVEIDGVTIRAGAMIWCDPDGILVER, via the coding sequence ATGACGGCACCAGCCCAAAACCCCGCCAACAACATCAATACCGCCGACCTCTACGACGAACGCGGGGACGAGCTGGCCTCGGTGTCCCTGCAGTTCCAGTCCCTCGGCGGGCGCTCACACTTCAGCGGCGCGGCAAGGACCATCCGCTGCTTCCAGGACAACGCCCTGGTCAAAGCCACCCTTGGCACGCCGGGCAACGGCAACGTGCTGGTGGTGGACGGCGGCGGCTCGCTGGGCACGGCATTGATGGGGGACATGATCGCCGAAAGCGCCGTGGCCAACGGCTGGGCCGGCGTCGTGATCAATGGCGTCATCCGGGACCGCCAGGCGATCGCCGCGCTGGACCTCGGGGCGAAAGCCCTCGGCAGCAATCCGCGCAAGAGCGCCAAAGCCGGGGCCGGCGAAATTGATGTGGATGTGGAGATTGACGGTGTGACCATCCGCGCCGGCGCCATGATCTGGTGCGATCCGGACGGAATCCTCGTGGAGCGCTGA
- a CDS encoding MFS transporter: protein MNGQADTLPAAEATLKAEKASFLKQPKAVWATALAAVFAFMGIGLVDPILPAIATNLDASPSEVSLLFTSYFLVTAVAMLITGFVSSRIGGKKTLLIGLAVIVVFSSLSGLSGSVDQLVGFRAGWGLGNALFVATALAVIVGVASGGAGTAIILYEAALGLGISLGPLLGALLGGWQWRAPFFGTAALMTAAFVALIVLLPRTPLPERKVRLRDPLLALGHKGLRTTAVSGLFYNYGFFTILAFTPFILGMDAYGIGGVFFGWGVAVAVFSVFVAPVLQNRFGATRVLAGTLLALMLTLLGLAAGHSVPAVVVLVVVSGALLGINNTIYTELAMGVSDSPRPVASSGYNFVRWMGGALAPFAAAQLGEHFGPQVPFFAGAVAMVVAVGVALGGRKYLAAHEPHVV from the coding sequence ATGAACGGCCAAGCAGATACACTGCCGGCAGCAGAAGCAACCCTGAAGGCCGAAAAGGCCTCGTTCCTCAAACAACCAAAGGCGGTATGGGCCACAGCCCTGGCCGCCGTTTTCGCGTTTATGGGCATCGGACTGGTGGACCCCATCCTGCCCGCCATCGCCACCAACCTCGACGCCAGCCCCAGCGAGGTTTCCCTGCTCTTCACCAGCTACTTCCTGGTGACGGCAGTGGCCATGCTGATCACCGGCTTCGTTTCCTCCCGCATCGGCGGCAAGAAGACCCTGCTGATCGGCCTCGCCGTCATTGTGGTGTTTTCTTCGCTCTCGGGCCTGTCCGGCAGCGTGGATCAGCTCGTGGGGTTTCGGGCCGGATGGGGGCTGGGTAACGCCCTGTTCGTTGCCACAGCTTTGGCAGTGATCGTCGGTGTTGCCAGCGGCGGTGCAGGCACGGCCATCATCCTCTATGAGGCCGCATTGGGCCTGGGCATTTCGCTTGGCCCGCTCCTGGGCGCCCTGTTGGGCGGCTGGCAGTGGCGGGCACCCTTCTTCGGAACTGCGGCCTTGATGACTGCCGCTTTTGTGGCCCTGATCGTGCTGCTTCCCAGGACCCCGCTTCCGGAGCGGAAAGTCCGCCTGCGGGATCCCCTGCTGGCCCTGGGCCATAAGGGACTGCGCACCACCGCCGTCAGCGGGCTGTTCTACAACTACGGCTTCTTTACCATCCTGGCGTTCACCCCGTTCATCCTGGGCATGGACGCCTACGGGATCGGCGGGGTGTTCTTCGGCTGGGGCGTGGCCGTGGCCGTCTTCTCGGTGTTTGTGGCGCCCGTGCTGCAGAACCGTTTCGGGGCCACCAGGGTCCTGGCCGGAACCCTCCTGGCCTTGATGCTCACCCTTCTGGGGCTGGCCGCGGGGCACTCGGTGCCTGCCGTCGTCGTCCTCGTAGTGGTCTCCGGCGCCCTGCTGGGCATCAACAACACCATCTACACCGAGCTGGCCATGGGCGTTTCGGATTCGCCCCGGCCGGTGGCCTCCTCCGGCTACAACTTCGTGCGGTGGATGGGCGGCGCCCTGGCCCCGTTCGCTGCCGCACAGCTGGGCGAGCACTTTGGCCCGCAGGTCCCGTTCTTCGCCGGGGCGGTGGCGATGGTGGTGGCCGTCGGCGTTGCCCTGGGCGGCCGGAAGTACCTGGCGGCGCACGAGCCGCACGTCGTGTAA